ACCCTTTCGCCGCGTTCACCGCGTCCACCACCGCACCCGGCTTCTCCAGGTGCACCATGTGCCCGGCGTCCTCCACCCGGCGGACCCGGTCGCCGAGCACGGCCGCGTTGGCCACCGGCAGCACGGCGTCGCGCACGCCCCACACCACTTCGACCCGCGTGTCCAAACCGGACAGCCACGGCAGCGCGTCGATACCGGGCGAATCGCCGTCCAGCAGGGTGCCGAGCAGGGCGGTCAGCGCCTCGTCCACGCCATCCAGACGCTTGTACTTCATCAGGTCGTCGGCCAGCTGGCGGGTGGCCTGCGCCGGATCGGCGAACAGGTCGCCGAGGTGCGGTTTCAGCTCACGCCTCGACTTCGCCGCGGCGAATCCACGCAGGTAGCCGGTGTTGATCTCGGTGCCGTACCCGGCGGGCGCGACCAGGGTCAGCGACGCGACACGCCCCGGTTCCTTCGCCGCGGCCGCGGTCACCACCGCGCCACCGAGCGAGTGCCCGACCAGGTGCGCGCGTTCGATTCCCTTCTCCCGTAGGAAACCGAGCACCGCGGCGGCGAGCACGTCCACCGAGCCGTCCCCGACGTCCTTTGTGGACTCACCGTGGCCCGGCAGGTCCAGTGCGTGCACCACGGCGTTCTCCGACAGCGGTTCCTGCACGAACAACCACGAGTTCTTGTCGCCGCCGTAGCCGTGCACCAGTACCACCTGATCGGCGCCTTCGCCGAGCGAGGCGTACGACAGCGTGCGGCCGTCGACCTCGACCGTGCCGGTCTCCGGGCCCGCCGCCTCCTCCACCGCGCCCGAATCGAGTTCCTCCCGCGCCAGGCGGGCGGCGGCCTCGATCTCCTCGTCCGGCACCGAAGCCGGTGCGATGAGCGCGATCGTGCCGCCCACCGGCACGTCCTCACCCACCTCGGCGACCACCTTGCGCAGCACGCCCTCGTCGCCGGCTTCGAGCACCCCGGCGATCTTGTCGGTGTCGATCTCGGCGAGGTCGTCCCCGTCGCCGATCACGTCACCTTCGGCCACGATCCATTCGGTGATCTTGCCGCTGGCCATGGACAGGCCCCATTTCGGCATGACGACCTTGCTGATCTCCCCCATGCTCAGCGCTTCCATTCCACGACGGACTTGGCCGCGTTCACGATCTTCTGCGCGTCCGGGATGTAGAGGTCCTCCAGCGAGTCGGCGAACGGGACCGGGGTGTGCGGCGGGCTGACCAGTTCGATCGGCCCCTTGAGCGCGCCGAAGGCCTCCCTGGCCACCAGCGCGGAGATGTCCGTGCCCAGGTTGCAGCGCGGTGAGGCCTCGTCGACCACCACCAGCCGCCCGGTGTTCTCGACGCTCTCCAGGATCGTCTCGGTGTCGAGCGGGCTGGTCGTGCGCGGATCGATGATCTCGGCCTCGATCCCGGAACTCGCCAGTTCCCTGGCCGCCTCGACCGCGATCGGCACCATGCGCCCGAGCGCCACGATCGTCACGTCGTCCCCGTCGAGCACCACATTGGCTTCACCGAAGGGAATCGCGTAGCTGTCCTCCGGTACTTCGCCGGTCATGTCGTACATCGCCTTGTGCTCGCAGAAGATCACCGGGTCGTCGTCCCGGATCGACTGGGTCAGCAGGCCCTTCGCCTCGTACGGGCTGGACGGCACGACCACCTTCAGCCCGGGGATGTGGGTGAACAGCGGGTAGAGCACCTGCGAGTGCTGTGCCGCGGCCCGCAGTCCGGCCCCGTACATCGTGCGGATGGTCACCGGGGTGACCGCCTTTCCGCCGAACATGTAGCGGAACTTGGCCGCCTGGTTGAAGATCTGGTCGAAGCAGACGCCCATGAAGTCGATGAACATCAGCTCCGCCACCGGCCGCAGCCCGGCGGTGGCGGCGCCGACGGCCGCGCCGACGAAGGCCGATTCGGAGATCGGCGTGTCCAGCACCCGGCCGGGGAAGCGGTGGTAGAGCCCCTTGGTGACGCCCAGCACGCCTCCCCACGCGTCGTCCTCACCGGGACTGCCCGCGCCACCGGCGTTGTCCTCGCCGAGCACGATGACCGACTCGTCGCGCTCCATTTCCTGGGCGAGGGCCTCGTTGATCGCCTCGCGGTAGCTGATCGTGCGTGCCATGAGCCTGCCCTTCCTAGTAGGAGACGTAGACGTCGGTTTCGAGATCGGCGGCGTCCGGTTTGGGCGCGGCCTTGGCTTCGGTGACCGACCGGTCGATCAGCGCGGCCACCGCCGCGTCGACCTCGTCGAGCGCGGTTTCGCCCAGCTGCCCGGTTTCCACCACCCGGCCGCGGAACCGCTTGAGGCAGTCCAGGGTTTCGCGTGCCTTGGCCACTTCGTCGGCGCGGTAGCTCTGCTGGTCGCCTTCGAAGTGGCCGAAGTAGCGGGTGAACTTGACCTCGATCAGGGTCGGGCCGCCGCCGTCGCGGGCGCGTTCGATGGCCTCGCCCGCCGCCTCGTACACGGCGAAGAAGTCGAAGCCGTCGACGATCACGCCGGGCATGCCGAACCCGGCCGCGCGGTCGGCGATGTTGTCCGCGGCCACCGACCAGGCGCTCGCGGTCGCTTCGGCGTACCCGTTGTTCTCCGCCACGAAGATCGCCGGGAGGTTCCACACCGACGCCAGGTTCAGCGCTTCGAGCGTGGTGCCCTGGTTGCTGGCGCCGTCGCCGAAGAAGGCCACGCCGACACCACCGGTGCGCTTGTGCTTGGCGGCCAGCGCGGTACCGCAGATCAGCGGTGGCCCGCCGCCGACGATGCCGTTCGCGCCGAGCATGCCCTTGGCCAGGTCGGCGATGTGCATCGAACCGCCCTTGCCGTGGCACGAACCGGTTTTGCGGCCGTAGATCTCGGCCATCATGGCCGGTACGTCCACGCCCTTGGCGATGCAGTGCCCGTGCCCGCGGTGCGTGCTGGCGATCGAGTCGCGCTCGTCGAGGTGCATGCACACCCCGGTGGCCGAAGCCTCCTCACCGGCGTAGAGGTGCACGAAGCCGGGGATCTCCCCGGTGGCGAACTCGTCGTGCACCCGCTCCTCGAACTCGCGGATGGTGCGCATCATGCGATACGCGTCGAGCAACCGGTTCTGATCAAGACCACCGGTCACCTGTGTGGGCAAGGTGTCCGTCATCGTTGACGCTCCCTTCTCGATGGTTCCGCCGGACGAGCAGGCCGAGGGCAGCCGCCTCGGCGAGCACCGCGGGCACGTCCACGCGGCGCGGGCCCGGCCGCAGGCGCACCCGCACCGGTTCCGCGCCGACTTCGATCTCCCGTTCGCCGTCGACCGCGATCACCCCGCCGGGCAGCACGATCTCGGCGGTGTCCCCCGGCCGCAGCGGACGCCAGTCGCGCACGCCGACCGGGACCACCAGCCCCGGCGCGATCGGGGCCTCGACGACAAAGCGCGCCTGGTCGACCGGGCCGAGCCGCAGGGCGACCCCCTCCGGTGCCTGGCGCGGAACCGGGCAGAGCAGCCCGGGAACGCTGGAGAGCCCGATGCCGTCGGGCTCGGCGAAGGTGCAGAACAGTTCGGTCAGCTCGGCCGGATTCCAGAGCGCGCGCGAGCCGACGTGCGCCGACAGCGAGGCGCAGACGTCGACCAGCGCCAGTTCGGTGCGTTCGCCCGCTCGCACTTCGAGGGCCTTGGCCCGGTGCACGGTCACGCTTTCGTCGACCGCACCCGTGGCGACCAGCCCGGCGGCCAGTCCCGCCACGGTGGCCTCACGCAGTTCCGGGAAGGTGTTGTTGGTGCCGGTGGACAGGGCGAGCAGCGCGGTGTCACCGCAGGCCGCGGCGGCCACCCTGGCGGTGCCGTCCCCGCCGAGGCAGACGATCACGCGGGCACCGGCCTCGATCATCCGGTGCACGGCGTTGGTGGTGTCGCGGGCGTCGCCGGTGAGCGGGTCGTCCTCGCAGAACTCGATCCGCGGCCACGGCGCGTCCTTGCCGGGACGGCGGGTGCGGGCCGCACGCAGCACCGCGGCGGAGATGCCGCCGAGATCGGTGGAGAGCAGGGTCCGGCGCACCCCGGTGGTGGCGAAGGCGGCGAGCAGGCGGCGCACCATGTTCGCCTTCTCCGCGGTCGGGAACACCGAGGCCTGCGCGACCAGGCGGCGGATGTCCCGCCCGGACGCGGGGTTCGCGACGATCCCGATCGTCGGCTCTGGCTGCACCGTCACGCCGTCATCAGACCCCGGTGGCGGCCGGTGCCGGAAGAGTTGCAGGGGGTTGCAACGTGGGTGTCGCACACCCGGGAAAACCGCGTCCTGCCGCGTTCACGCGGGCGATCGCAGACTCGGTGGCATGAGCGAAGCAACCGAGAAGATCGTGCTGATCACCGGAGCGAGCAGTGGCATCGGCCACGCGGCCGCGTTGCGGCTGGCGGCCGCCGGGCACCGGGTGGTGCTCGGCGCGCGCCGGGCCGGCCGGCTGGCGGAACTGGCCGGGACGATCCGGGACGCCGGTGGTTCGGCGGAGTACCGGGAGCTGGACGTGACCGACCTGGCGGACTTCCGCGCGTTCGTCGAGTTCGCGCGGGAGCGGTACGGCCGGGTGGACGTGGTGGTCAACAACGCCGGCGTGATGCCGCTGTCCAGTTTGGACGCCGGACTGGTCGAGGAGTGGGACCGGATGATCGATGTGAACATCCGCGGTGTGCTGCACGGCATCGCCGCCGCACTGCCGGTGATGCGGGAGCAGGGGCACGGACAGTTCGTGAACGTGGCCTCGACCGGCGCGCACGAGGTGGTGCCGACGGCGGCGGTCTACTGCGCGACGAAGTACGCCGTGCGCGCGATTTCCGAAGGCCTGCGCCAGGAATCGGGTGGGGACGTGCGGGTGAGCGTGATCTCGCCGGGGGTCACCGAATCCGAACTGGCCGACAGCATCACCGATCCGGAAGCGGCGGCGGGCATGGTCGAATACCGCAAGATCGCGCTGCCCGCGACGGCGGTGGCCGAGGCGATCGCCTTCGCCGTGACGCAACCGTCCGAAGTGGACGTCAACGAGATTCTGGTGCGCCCGGCGGCGACCAGGTAGTAAAGCCGTGGCGGGCTCGCCTGAGCCCGCCACGGCATGGTGTCACCCGCGGCGGCGGACGGCGTACTGGCGCGGCAGCACGACAGGGGTGGACCTGCCGCGGTCGGGGATCTTGCCCCCGGACCGCGCGGCGCGGCGCTCGCGCCGGTTCGCCGGCGCCGGGGTGACTTCGCTGAATTGACTGGCACGCATGAGGAAACCTCCTCGCCTTGGTGGAACACACGGCACGATGGCCGGGAAAGACGAGCCGCGAGGGCTACCGAGGAAGTGAGGCACGCGCGGCACGGGAACGGCGGCGCGGCGGAGTTGCTGATCAGATCACCCGACCAAGTTAGCAAGCCCCGGGGAACCCGCCAACTCATTTATCCGGCGAGTTCCCCGGGGGCGGCACCCCCTAGTTCGGGTTCCCGGCGTGGGTGAGGGTCTGCCAGGCGACAAAAAGGCTGTTCGTACCCGCCGGGCGCTGCTGCTCGACGAGCTTCTGCGTGTTCGACATCGGGATGCCAAGGCGCGTGTTCAACGCCGTGAAGGCCACCTCCGGCACCGGCCCGAGGCCCCGCTTGACGCTGCCACCGCAGATCGACGACGGCACCGGCTCGCCCAGTTCGTACTTCGCGTGGAAGCCGAGCGTGTGCCGCAGCCGGTCCTGGATCTCCGGGTACAGGTTCTGCCCCTGGTGGCGGGCGGTTTCGGCGAAGCTGGCGATGGAGGCGACGCCGTACCCGGTGTGGGTGAAGTCGCGGCAGGTCTCCTGGGCCAGCCCGGCCACGAAGCTCTGCTGCCCGTGCCAGTAGCCGATGATCTCGTCACGGGTGTCGATCCCGCTGCCCGGCGGGGTCTTCGGCAGCGCGCCGTCCGACGGCAGGTAGATGAACGCGGGCACCCGCGTGCGGAAGATGCCCACCGCCTTGTCGTAGGCGGCCTTGTCCTCCAGGAACACCGCGATGCCGAGGGAGGCCTCCATCATGGTCAGTTCCCAGTTGCCGTTGGTGTTCGCCCGGCCGTTGATGATCTCCGGCAGGTAGACCTGGCGCAGCATGGTGGCGAACCGGTCGATCCCGGCCCGCGGCCAGCCCGCGCCGGTGTGCCGGATGATCTCCGCCGCCTTCGCCCACGAGGTGCCCGACCACGCGGTTTGCAGTGGTGCGTTGCTGTTGGTGTGGTCCTTGAGCACCGCCGACCAGGCGTCCATGATCGAGATCGCCTTGTTCGCGTACCGGCTGTCGCGGGTGATGTACCAGTTCAGCGCGTTGGTGTAGGCGGCGATGGCGTCCTGGCGCTCGTCGGTGCAGCCGAGGTTCGGATTGCTGTACGGCCCGCACTCGACCACCGCGCGCGGCTTGGGCTGGCGGTTCAGCGAGGCCAGCGGGCTGGCCGTCATCTGGGCGTACGCCGCGGCCTGCGGCTGGGCGCCGGAGTTGACCCGGTCCCGGACGAAGTCGAGCTGCGCGCGGTTGAGGAACACGCCGGGATGGGTGAACGACGGTGGGGCGGCCGAAGCCGCCTGCGGCACGCTGACCAGCGCGAACGCGGTCAGCAGGGACAAGAGCGCGGACAGGGGCCGCCAGCGGACGGGCATGGTTCTCCTCCGGAGGAATCAGTGCCTCGCTCCGGCGGCGGGGAGAGAGCGGAGACCCGTCCGCTCACCTTCGTGGTCTAGACCACGCCTGGTCAATAGGCCGATCAGGTGCGCTCAGGAGGCCAGCTCACCACTGTCCTCACCAGGTACTTCGAACTCGCAGACCCGCACGCCACGCCGGTAGACCACCACGGCCGACTCGGCCCGGTCACCGTCGGGCACGACCAGCGCGGCGAACGTGCTCTCGCCGCCCATCCGGACGAACTCGTATTCGCGCACGACACACCCTCCTCGTTTCCCCTGATCACCACTGTGACCAGGGATTCGGTCCCCGACAAGCGAATTTCCGGCAAAGAGTTCCACCCGGCGACCATCTGCCGGTAACCCGTGCCAGGTAGAGTCGTGATCGTTGAGGACTTGTCGTATCCCGGTGGCCGAACCGGTTTCGTCTTCGGCACCTGCGAGAGCAACAAGCATTGGGAGCGCCGGCCATGCCGACCTCACTCGATACTCAGCACACCCTCGGCGACTACGCCGCGTTGTCGAAACTGGTCCGCAACGCGGGCCTGCTCGAGCGGCGCCGGGGCTACTACCTGGTCAAAATGGGCCTCACCCTGCTGGCCATGGCCGGCGCCTGGGTGGCCTTCGCGCACATCGGCGACTCCTGGTGGCAACTGTTCGTAGCCGCCTTCCTGGCGCTGGTGTTCGCTCAGCTGGCGTTCATCGGCCACGACGCCGGGCACAAGCAGATCTTCCAGAAGGGCAAGCCGAACAACGCCATCGGCCGCCTGCACGGCGGGCTGATCGGGATGAGCTACGGCTGGTGGAACAAGGGGCACAACCAGCACCACGCGAACCCGAACCACGAGCACGACGACCCCGACGTGAACATAGACGCACTCGCCTTCACCGAGGGCCAGGCGCGACTGAAGACCGGTTTCACCAGGTGGATGGCCAAGTACCAGGCGTACCTGTTCTTCCCGCTGCTGCTGCTCGAAGGCCTCAACCTGCACGCGTCCAGCGTGCGCGCGATCTGGAAGGGCGAGGTCAAGTCGCGCAAGATCGACGGCGCGCTGCTCGCCCTGCACTTCGTGCTCTACCTCGGCGCGGTGTTCCTGGTGCTCTCGCCGGGCATCGCGGTGGTGTTCGTGGTGGTGCACCAGGGCCTGTGGGGCGTCTACATGGGCTGCTCGTTCGCGCCGAACCACAAGGGCATGCCGAGCCCGACCGAAGAGGACTCGAAGGACTTCCTGCGCAAGCAGGTGCTCACCTCGCGCAACGTGCGCGGCGGGTTCTGGGTGGACCTGGCGCTGGGCGGGCTGAACTACCAGATCGAGCACCACCTGTTCCCGCACATGCCGCGGCCGAACCTGCGCCACGCGCAGCCGATCGTGCGGCAGTTCTGCCTGGACAAGGGCATTCCCTACGCCGAGACCACGCTGCTGCGGTCCTACCGGTACGTGCTGGAGCACCTGCACGAGGTGGGCGCCCCGCTGCGTGCCGCGCGCGCCTGAGCGGCGCGGCGGCGCACCTGCCGCGGTTTTGACGGGGCGGGGTGGTAGGCAGTGGGGGTCAGCCGCCCACCGCACCCCTAGGATCGCCCCCATGACCGCATCCGGACTTTCCGTGAGCGAACCGGCCGAGGTACTGCGGCGGGTCTTCGGCTACGACTCGTTCCGCGGGCAGCAGCAGGAAATCATCGAGCAGGTCGTCGGCGGCGGTGACGCGCTGGTGCTGATGCCGACCGGCGGCGGCAAGTCGCTGTGCTACCAGATCCCGGCGCTGGTCCGCGACGGTGTCGGCGTGGTCATCTCGCCGTTGATCGCGCTGATGCAGGACCAGGTCGACGCGCTGCGCGCGCTGGGCGTGCGCGCCGGTTTCCTCAACTCCACCCAGGACTTCGAGGAACGCAGGCTGGTCGAGGCCGAGTTCGTCGCCGGTGAGCTGGACCTGCTCTATCTCGCCCCGGAGCGGCTGAAGGTCGAGTCCACGGTCAACCTGCTCAACCGCGGCAGGATCTCGCTGTTCGCCATCGACGAGGCGCACTGCGTCGCCCAGTGGGGCCACGACTTCCGCCCCGACTACCTCAACCTCTCCCAGCTGCACGAGCGCTGGCCCGACGTGCCCCGCATCGCGCTGACCGCCACCGCCACCGAGGCCACCCACCACGAGATCGCCACCCGGCTGAACCTCGGCGAGGCCCGGCACTTCGTGGCCAGCTTCGACCGGCCGAACATCCAGTACCGCATCGCGCCGAAGAACGAGCCGAAGCGCCAGCTGCTGGAGCTGCTGCGCACCGAGCACGCCGGTGAGGCGGGCATCGTCTACTGCCTGTCCCGCAACTCGGTGGAGAAGACGGCGGAGTTCCTGTCCGCCAACGGTTTCCGGGCAGTGCCCTACCACGCCGGGCTGGACGCGCGCACCCGCGCCGAGAACCAGTCGCGCTTCCTGCGCGAGGAGGGCCTGATCGTGGTCGCCACGATCGCCTTCGGCATGGGCATCGACAAGCCGGACGTGCGCTTCGTCGCCCATCTCGACCTGCCGAAGTCCGTCGAGGGTTACTACCAGGAGACCGGGCGCGCCGGCCGGGACGGCCTTCCCTCGACCGCCTGGCTGGCCTACGGCCTGCAGGACGTGGTCCAGCAGCGCAAGATGATCGACACCTCCGAGGGCGACGACGCGCACCGCCGCCGCCTCGGCACGCACCTCGACGCGATGCTGGCGCTGTGCGAAACCGTCGAGTGCCGCCGCGTGCAGCTGCTGGCCTACTTCGGCCAGAAGAGCGATCCCTGCGGCAACTGCGACACCTGCCTCACCCCGCCGGAATCCTGGGACGGCACGGTGCCCGCGCAGAAGCTGCTGTCCACGGTGTACCGGCTGCAGACCGAGCGGCGGCAGAAGTTCGGCGCCGGTCAGCTGATCGACATCCTGCTCGGCCGCAAGACCGCGAAGGTGATCCAGCACGACCACGACTCGCTGACCGTGTTCGGCATCGGCACCGAGCTGTCCGAGGCCGAGTGGCGCGGGGTGGTGCGGCAGCTCCTGGCGCAGCGCCTGCTCGCGGTCGAAGGCGACTACGGCACGCTGGTGCTCACCGAGGAGAGCGGCGAGGTGCTGGGCCGCCGCCGCGAGGTGCGCCTGCGCCGCGAGCCGGAGCGCGTGGCAAAAGCCGCGAAGGTGGCCAAAGCCAAGCGTGAGCAGGCGGATCTGCCCGCCGAGGCCAAGCCGGTGTTCGAGCTGCTGCGGTCCTGGCGCGCGGCCACCGCGAAGGAACAGGGCATGCCCGCCTACGTCATCTTCCACGACAAGACGCTGCAGGAGATCGCCATCTCCATGCCGACCACGCTGGAGCAGCTGGGCCAGGTGAACGGCGTCGGCGAGAACAAGCTGGCCAAGTACGGCCAGCAGATCCTCGACGCGCTCAGCGAAGCGTGATCGCGTAGAGCTCCACCCGGGGGTCGTCGGGCAGGGTCACCGAACGCACGGTCTTCGCCGGATCCAGCGGCAGGGACTGGGCGAACAAGCGCACCGGTGGCCCGTCGACGCCCTGGCCCGCCTTGATCCGGTGCGGCAGCTCCAGCGCGACCGTGGTGCCTTCGGGCGCCGAACCGGCCCAGTCCCCGACGGCCACCGGCAGTTCGGCCCCGGTGCCGTCGGTGTACTGCACGTTGACCGCGATGGTCACCGGGCCGTTGTGCGAGGCGGAAACCAGCCGCAACGCCTCGTGCTTCCCGGCCGGCAGCAACACGCCCTGCCCCCGCGCCTCCACGAAGTTCGGCGCTGTGCCCGTCGGATCCGGTGCGGCGTAACGGGTTCCGGCCCAGTCGACCGGACCGGCCGCGGGCAGCAACGCGGCGTCGTAGCTCCATCCCGAGCCGTCGAAGTCGCCCTCGGCAGAGGCCGCGACCGTGGCCGTGCCATCGTGGTCGGCCTCCTTCGACAGGTCCACCGCGCACTGCCCGTCCGCCACGCTCGCGCACGTGGTGCCCGGCCGCAGCGCCACCGTGGCCGTGCGGGTGACCGGTTCGGTCCCGCCACCAGCGGAGACCTCGATGGCCACCGGGTACTCCCCCGCCGGGGTCCCGGCGGGCACGGTCAGCGACAGCGAAACCGTTTGCTGCGTGGGAATCCGCCCCGACCGCAGCACGAACGGTGAGGGCGGCGAGGCGGTGGCGGTCCAGCCGTCCGGTGCCGTGGTCCGCACGGTCACCGGCAGC
The genomic region above belongs to Amycolatopsis sp. YIM 10 and contains:
- a CDS encoding acetoin dehydrogenase dihydrolipoyllysine-residue acetyltransferase subunit, producing MEALSMGEISKVVMPKWGLSMASGKITEWIVAEGDVIGDGDDLAEIDTDKIAGVLEAGDEGVLRKVVAEVGEDVPVGGTIALIAPASVPDEEIEAAARLAREELDSGAVEEAAGPETGTVEVDGRTLSYASLGEGADQVVLVHGYGGDKNSWLFVQEPLSENAVVHALDLPGHGESTKDVGDGSVDVLAAAVLGFLREKGIERAHLVGHSLGGAVVTAAAAKEPGRVASLTLVAPAGYGTEINTGYLRGFAAAKSRRELKPHLGDLFADPAQATRQLADDLMKYKRLDGVDEALTALLGTLLDGDSPGIDALPWLSGLDTRVEVVWGVRDAVLPVANAAVLGDRVRRVEDAGHMVHLEKPGAVVDAVNAAKG
- a CDS encoding SDR family oxidoreductase codes for the protein MSEATEKIVLITGASSGIGHAAALRLAAAGHRVVLGARRAGRLAELAGTIRDAGGSAEYRELDVTDLADFRAFVEFARERYGRVDVVVNNAGVMPLSSLDAGLVEEWDRMIDVNIRGVLHGIAAALPVMREQGHGQFVNVASTGAHEVVPTAAVYCATKYAVRAISEGLRQESGGDVRVSVISPGVTESELADSITDPEAAAGMVEYRKIALPATAVAEAIAFAVTQPSEVDVNEILVRPAATR
- a CDS encoding alpha-ketoacid dehydrogenase subunit beta, yielding MARTISYREAINEALAQEMERDESVIVLGEDNAGGAGSPGEDDAWGGVLGVTKGLYHRFPGRVLDTPISESAFVGAAVGAATAGLRPVAELMFIDFMGVCFDQIFNQAAKFRYMFGGKAVTPVTIRTMYGAGLRAAAQHSQVLYPLFTHIPGLKVVVPSSPYEAKGLLTQSIRDDDPVIFCEHKAMYDMTGEVPEDSYAIPFGEANVVLDGDDVTIVALGRMVPIAVEAARELASSGIEAEIIDPRTTSPLDTETILESVENTGRLVVVDEASPRCNLGTDISALVAREAFGALKGPIELVSPPHTPVPFADSLEDLYIPDAQKIVNAAKSVVEWKR
- a CDS encoding ATP-NAD kinase family protein, whose amino-acid sequence is MTVQPEPTIGIVANPASGRDIRRLVAQASVFPTAEKANMVRRLLAAFATTGVRRTLLSTDLGGISAAVLRAARTRRPGKDAPWPRIEFCEDDPLTGDARDTTNAVHRMIEAGARVIVCLGGDGTARVAAAACGDTALLALSTGTNNTFPELREATVAGLAAGLVATGAVDESVTVHRAKALEVRAGERTELALVDVCASLSAHVGSRALWNPAELTELFCTFAEPDGIGLSSVPGLLCPVPRQAPEGVALRLGPVDQARFVVEAPIAPGLVVPVGVRDWRPLRPGDTAEIVLPGGVIAVDGEREIEVGAEPVRVRLRPGPRRVDVPAVLAEAAALGLLVRRNHREGSVNDDGHLAHTGDRWS
- the recQ gene encoding DNA helicase RecQ, with protein sequence MTASGLSVSEPAEVLRRVFGYDSFRGQQQEIIEQVVGGGDALVLMPTGGGKSLCYQIPALVRDGVGVVISPLIALMQDQVDALRALGVRAGFLNSTQDFEERRLVEAEFVAGELDLLYLAPERLKVESTVNLLNRGRISLFAIDEAHCVAQWGHDFRPDYLNLSQLHERWPDVPRIALTATATEATHHEIATRLNLGEARHFVASFDRPNIQYRIAPKNEPKRQLLELLRTEHAGEAGIVYCLSRNSVEKTAEFLSANGFRAVPYHAGLDARTRAENQSRFLREEGLIVVATIAFGMGIDKPDVRFVAHLDLPKSVEGYYQETGRAGRDGLPSTAWLAYGLQDVVQQRKMIDTSEGDDAHRRRLGTHLDAMLALCETVECRRVQLLAYFGQKSDPCGNCDTCLTPPESWDGTVPAQKLLSTVYRLQTERRQKFGAGQLIDILLGRKTAKVIQHDHDSLTVFGIGTELSEAEWRGVVRQLLAQRLLAVEGDYGTLVLTEESGEVLGRRREVRLRREPERVAKAAKVAKAKREQADLPAEAKPVFELLRSWRAATAKEQGMPAYVIFHDKTLQEIAISMPTTLEQLGQVNGVGENKLAKYGQQILDALSEA
- a CDS encoding acyl-CoA desaturase, which codes for MPTSLDTQHTLGDYAALSKLVRNAGLLERRRGYYLVKMGLTLLAMAGAWVAFAHIGDSWWQLFVAAFLALVFAQLAFIGHDAGHKQIFQKGKPNNAIGRLHGGLIGMSYGWWNKGHNQHHANPNHEHDDPDVNIDALAFTEGQARLKTGFTRWMAKYQAYLFFPLLLLEGLNLHASSVRAIWKGEVKSRKIDGALLALHFVLYLGAVFLVLSPGIAVVFVVVHQGLWGVYMGCSFAPNHKGMPSPTEEDSKDFLRKQVLTSRNVRGGFWVDLALGGLNYQIEHHLFPHMPRPNLRHAQPIVRQFCLDKGIPYAETTLLRSYRYVLEHLHEVGAPLRAARA
- a CDS encoding thiamine pyrophosphate-dependent dehydrogenase E1 component subunit alpha gives rise to the protein MTDTLPTQVTGGLDQNRLLDAYRMMRTIREFEERVHDEFATGEIPGFVHLYAGEEASATGVCMHLDERDSIASTHRGHGHCIAKGVDVPAMMAEIYGRKTGSCHGKGGSMHIADLAKGMLGANGIVGGGPPLICGTALAAKHKRTGGVGVAFFGDGASNQGTTLEALNLASVWNLPAIFVAENNGYAEATASAWSVAADNIADRAAGFGMPGVIVDGFDFFAVYEAAGEAIERARDGGGPTLIEVKFTRYFGHFEGDQQSYRADEVAKARETLDCLKRFRGRVVETGQLGETALDEVDAAVAALIDRSVTEAKAAPKPDAADLETDVYVSY
- a CDS encoding alginate lyase family protein gives rise to the protein MPVRWRPLSALLSLLTAFALVSVPQAASAAPPSFTHPGVFLNRAQLDFVRDRVNSGAQPQAAAYAQMTASPLASLNRQPKPRAVVECGPYSNPNLGCTDERQDAIAAYTNALNWYITRDSRYANKAISIMDAWSAVLKDHTNSNAPLQTAWSGTSWAKAAEIIRHTGAGWPRAGIDRFATMLRQVYLPEIINGRANTNGNWELTMMEASLGIAVFLEDKAAYDKAVGIFRTRVPAFIYLPSDGALPKTPPGSGIDTRDEIIGYWHGQQSFVAGLAQETCRDFTHTGYGVASIASFAETARHQGQNLYPEIQDRLRHTLGFHAKYELGEPVPSSICGGSVKRGLGPVPEVAFTALNTRLGIPMSNTQKLVEQQRPAGTNSLFVAWQTLTHAGNPN